A section of the Candidatus Dormiibacterota bacterium genome encodes:
- a CDS encoding dihydroorotase gives MDLLIVDGRIAERRVPEKGRGAAPDGRVIDATGHWVCPGLVDMHVHLREPGQEHKESIESGTRAAAAGGFTSVACMPNTDPWNDGLSVTEYIVAEARRKGMVNVFPIGCVSKGGLGVELAEIGDMVRSGAVAVSDDGRPVGNSHLLRMALEYTKIFGIPLIDHCEDANLSASGVMNEGFVSTLLGLKGIPGASEEVAVATDLAVAAMTGGRLHVAHISTRGSLEKVRRARQEGVAVTCEATPHHLVLTDQSVADSRYDPNTKMNPPLRSEEDRQALLQGLLDGTIDAIASDHAPHHADEKLVEYDEAPFGIIGLETTVPLIVDRCVRKGGLAPARFVELLSRNPARILGIKKGTLAVGADADVTIIDPELERMVDVSQFKSKSRNSPFHGWTLRGWPVATVVGGRVVHELQPVASR, from the coding sequence GATCGACGCGACCGGGCACTGGGTCTGTCCGGGGCTCGTCGACATGCACGTGCACCTGCGCGAGCCGGGGCAGGAGCACAAAGAGTCGATCGAGAGCGGCACGCGCGCCGCGGCCGCGGGCGGCTTCACGTCGGTTGCGTGCATGCCGAACACCGATCCCTGGAACGACGGCCTGTCGGTGACCGAGTACATCGTGGCCGAGGCGCGCCGCAAGGGGATGGTGAACGTCTTCCCGATCGGCTGCGTCAGCAAGGGCGGCCTGGGCGTGGAGCTGGCGGAGATCGGCGACATGGTGCGCTCGGGCGCCGTGGCGGTGTCGGACGACGGCCGGCCGGTCGGGAACAGCCACCTGCTGCGCATGGCGCTGGAGTACACGAAGATCTTCGGTATCCCTCTCATCGACCATTGCGAGGACGCGAACCTCAGCGCCTCCGGCGTGATGAACGAGGGATTCGTGTCGACCCTCCTCGGCCTCAAGGGGATCCCGGGTGCCTCGGAGGAAGTCGCCGTGGCGACCGACCTGGCGGTGGCCGCCATGACCGGCGGGCGGCTGCACGTGGCGCACATCAGCACGCGCGGCAGCCTCGAGAAGGTGCGGCGTGCCCGGCAGGAGGGCGTCGCCGTCACCTGCGAGGCGACGCCGCACCACCTGGTCCTCACCGATCAGTCGGTCGCCGACTCGCGCTACGATCCCAACACGAAGATGAACCCGCCGCTCAGGAGCGAGGAGGACCGGCAGGCCCTGCTGCAGGGGCTCCTGGACGGGACGATCGACGCCATCGCCTCGGACCATGCGCCGCACCACGCGGACGAGAAGCTCGTCGAGTACGACGAGGCGCCGTTCGGCATCATCGGCCTGGAAACCACGGTCCCCCTGATCGTCGACCGCTGCGTGCGGAAGGGGGGCCTGGCTCCGGCCCGCTTCGTCGAGCTCCTGTCGCGGAACCCGGCCCGCATCCTGGGGATCAAGAAGGGGACGCTCGCGGTCGGCGCGGACGCCGACGTCACGATCATCGATCCGGAGCTCGAGCGGATGGTGGACGTGTCGCAGTTCAAGTCGAAGTCGCGGAACAGCCCGTTCCACGGCTGGACCCTGCGCGGCTGGCCGGTCGCCACGGTCGTGGGGGGCCGCGTGGTCCACGAGCTTCAGCCCGTCGCCAGCCGCTGA
- a CDS encoding sulfatase: MPVRPGPTVPILLLTLLAAHLFTCSCRGRFDAAHEDVVLIVVDTLRADHLGVYGYDRGTSPRIDALARHSTVFESAWSAAPWTLPSVMSMMTSRLPSSHRVENDGLKLGADVPTLAETMKRAGYSTGAFVSHVYVSSIFGFDRGFETFEDFGVSRPSYRPEARMEPAADRVTDAALAWLSRQGRRPVFLFVHYFDAHWPYEPPERFRALYPDDYHGPLDATYDSISKFQDPRLPLPDDYRRFLIDRYDGEIRFVDEQIGRLLDGLAASGRGTRAFLVVTADHGEEFKDHGSIGHGRRLYEEVVRVPLVMGRLAPAAGPPQARVTVPVSAIDLLPTIAEVAGTAPPPGVQGASLMPLLRVPPSGASGGAASGPPAERPLVSETIRLNAHLKAIRRGSLKLIQSMDENRGELYDLAADPRERDDLSEKRPEDRRALVRGLFAQVDFLSGGWNLRWSSDGRKHRFQGQVRTRGIFRSVVPLFRERGKYVLGAPGTLTFTDDGQDGASGLSFTIAPEESEAEFYLLVDGRPVLDHIFLGGGESNPRVMPFALEGRPTLDAAYTRPPHADGGRLGFFIWHLRPAGPEQSVVLDDEIRERLKSLGYIN; encoded by the coding sequence ATGCCCGTCCGTCCCGGACCGACCGTCCCGATCCTGCTGCTGACGCTCCTGGCCGCGCACCTCTTCACGTGCTCGTGCCGCGGCCGCTTCGATGCGGCGCACGAGGACGTCGTCCTGATCGTGGTGGACACGCTGCGCGCCGACCACCTGGGTGTCTACGGCTACGACCGCGGAACGTCCCCGCGCATCGACGCGCTGGCGCGGCATTCGACCGTGTTCGAGTCGGCCTGGTCGGCCGCGCCCTGGACGCTGCCGTCGGTGATGTCGATGATGACGTCCCGGCTTCCGTCGAGCCACCGGGTCGAGAACGACGGCCTGAAGCTCGGGGCGGACGTGCCGACACTGGCCGAGACGATGAAGCGGGCGGGCTACTCGACCGGCGCCTTCGTGTCGCACGTCTACGTCTCGTCGATCTTCGGCTTCGATCGCGGCTTCGAGACCTTCGAAGACTTCGGCGTGTCGCGGCCTTCCTACCGGCCGGAAGCCCGCATGGAGCCGGCCGCGGACCGCGTCACCGACGCCGCCCTCGCCTGGCTGTCGCGGCAGGGGCGCAGGCCCGTCTTCCTCTTCGTGCATTATTTCGACGCGCACTGGCCCTACGAGCCGCCCGAGCGGTTCCGGGCCCTCTACCCCGACGACTACCACGGCCCCCTGGACGCGACCTACGATTCGATCTCGAAGTTCCAGGACCCGCGTCTGCCCCTGCCGGACGACTACCGCCGGTTCCTGATCGACCGGTACGATGGCGAGATCCGCTTCGTGGACGAGCAGATCGGCCGCCTGCTGGACGGCCTGGCGGCGTCCGGACGCGGGACGCGCGCCTTCCTGGTCGTCACCGCGGACCACGGCGAGGAGTTCAAGGACCACGGCTCGATCGGTCACGGCCGCCGGCTCTACGAGGAGGTCGTGCGCGTGCCGCTCGTCATGGGGCGCCTGGCGCCGGCGGCCGGTCCGCCGCAGGCACGCGTCACGGTGCCGGTGAGCGCGATCGATCTGCTCCCCACGATTGCCGAGGTCGCCGGCACCGCGCCGCCTCCGGGCGTGCAGGGAGCGAGTCTCATGCCCCTCCTGCGGGTGCCGCCGTCCGGAGCCTCTGGCGGGGCTGCCTCGGGCCCGCCGGCGGAGCGGCCGCTGGTGAGCGAGACGATCAGGCTGAACGCGCATCTGAAGGCGATCCGGCGCGGATCGTTGAAGCTCATCCAGTCCATGGACGAGAACCGCGGCGAGCTCTATGACCTCGCCGCCGATCCGCGCGAGCGGGACGATCTGTCGGAGAAGCGGCCCGAGGACAGGCGGGCCCTGGTGCGGGGGCTGTTCGCGCAGGTGGACTTCCTTTCGGGGGGGTGGAACCTGCGCTGGAGCAGCGACGGCCGGAAGCACCGCTTCCAGGGGCAGGTTCGCACGCGGGGAATCTTCCGCTCGGTGGTCCCGCTGTTCCGGGAGCGCGGCAAGTACGTCCTCGGCGCGCCGGGGACGCTCACCTTCACCGACGACGGCCAGGACGGAGCGAGCGGCCTGTCCTTCACGATCGCTCCCGAGGAGTCGGAGGCCGAATTCTACCTTCTCGTCGACGGGCGGCCGGTCCTCGATCACATCTTCCTGGGGGGCGGCGAGAGCAATCCGCGCGTCATGCCCTTCGCCCTGGAAGGCCGTCCCACGCTCGACGCCGCCTACACGAGACCGCCGCACGCCGACGGCGGGCGGCTTGGCTTCTTCATCTGGCACCTGCGGCCGGCAGGACCGGAGCAGAGCGTCGTCCTGGACGACGAGATCCGGGAACGACTAAAATCCCTCGGCTATATCAACTGA